Proteins encoded together in one Desulfovibrio sp. UCD-KL4C window:
- a CDS encoding methyltransferase domain-containing protein yields MNNPIILVQAASQAWSGAPDWCMNEVDGRPVVALTIERSFEVFPDADIRIIAPAFDEGGRLDDIPSMFPDKTINIFYGFDDSPLDRMIAALDGMPNETLVIRVDGFHFGWLPKHGAHMLNIAKLNSLDCMKLPDDYPIQLTSDIYRLGALKKASAMLEKSNDSGQYKVHPKFFMTFNQEVFNCAHYTDSPPVSDDYLKKCREIAKGIYITSRTEVTGKKISGGDQFSFHYQLGLEHISSQMDILDIACGWGYGSQILAKKASTVTAADIDGETILTATKDNIPANINFQIADVTDMVFENESFDAVTSFETVEHIDPAPFFKEIHRVLRTGGLLILSTPQNSLGHIPVNSQHLREFSIEEITALASKHFTVEKVIGIKQGRVIFPDDPKGQNTFMVCKKPE; encoded by the coding sequence ATGAACAATCCGATAATCCTAGTACAGGCAGCATCACAAGCATGGAGCGGAGCTCCTGATTGGTGCATGAATGAAGTTGACGGAAGACCTGTTGTTGCACTGACAATTGAACGATCTTTTGAAGTATTTCCTGATGCTGACATTCGAATAATAGCGCCTGCCTTTGATGAAGGCGGGCGACTTGATGATATTCCATCAATGTTTCCTGACAAAACAATAAATATTTTCTACGGGTTTGACGATAGCCCGCTCGACCGCATGATTGCAGCTCTAGATGGGATGCCGAATGAAACCCTTGTAATACGAGTAGACGGCTTTCATTTCGGCTGGCTTCCGAAACACGGAGCGCATATGCTTAATATCGCAAAACTGAACAGCCTTGACTGTATGAAACTACCGGATGATTACCCAATCCAGTTAACCAGTGATATTTATCGACTTGGAGCATTAAAAAAAGCATCCGCTATGCTCGAAAAATCAAACGATTCCGGTCAATACAAAGTCCACCCAAAGTTTTTTATGACATTTAATCAGGAAGTGTTTAACTGTGCTCACTACACAGACTCGCCTCCAGTAAGTGATGACTACTTAAAAAAATGCAGAGAAATAGCAAAAGGTATTTATATTACAAGCAGAACCGAAGTAACCGGTAAAAAAATTAGCGGAGGGGATCAATTTTCATTCCACTACCAACTTGGACTGGAGCATATTTCTTCTCAAATGGATATTCTAGATATCGCTTGTGGGTGGGGATACGGATCACAGATACTCGCAAAAAAAGCCTCAACGGTAACAGCTGCGGATATTGACGGTGAAACGATTTTAACTGCAACAAAAGACAATATCCCTGCCAATATTAATTTTCAAATTGCAGATGTTACCGACATGGTTTTTGAAAATGAATCCTTCGACGCAGTTACAAGTTTTGAAACTGTCGAGCATATTGATCCTGCCCCATTTTTTAAGGAAATACATCGCGTTCTACGAACTGGAGGACTCCTTATCTTGAGTACCCCGCAAAACAGTCTTGGCCATATTCCTGTTAACAGTCAGCACTTACGAGAATTTTCCATTGAAGAGATTACCGCACTGGCTTCCAAACATTTTACAGTGGAAAAGGTAATCGGTATTAAACAGGGCAGAGTTATTTTTCCTGATGATCCTAAAGGCCAAAACACTTTTATGGTCTGCAAAAAGCCGGAATAG
- a CDS encoding N-acetylneuraminate synthase family protein has product MKHPIFISEVSSNHACDLDRCYEFIDTSARIGCDVVKFQLFKVNKLFAPEILNKSVSHRKRKEWELPESFIPEIASRCRKVGISFSCTPFYLEAVDILNPYVDFFKIASYELLWNDLLKACAVTGKPVVLSTGMANIKEITNAVSVLRESGCSDFTLLHCVSGYPTPSEQANLSVIDTLRREFHCPVGWSDHTVEEGVVARAVHKYDAEMIEFHLDLDENGAEFAAGHCWLPDAADKLIRNVRVALKADGNGIKEPVAAELPDLNWRADPDDGLRPLRSVREGWKIKN; this is encoded by the coding sequence ATGAAACATCCTATATTTATTTCAGAAGTTTCCAGTAATCATGCGTGCGATTTAGATCGTTGCTATGAATTCATTGATACATCTGCCCGAATCGGCTGTGACGTGGTAAAGTTTCAGCTATTTAAGGTCAACAAGTTATTTGCACCTGAAATTTTAAATAAAAGTGTATCTCATAGAAAAAGAAAAGAGTGGGAACTTCCTGAAAGTTTCATTCCTGAAATTGCGAGCCGCTGTCGAAAAGTCGGAATATCTTTTTCATGCACTCCGTTTTATCTGGAAGCAGTCGATATTCTTAATCCTTATGTGGATTTTTTTAAAATTGCTTCATATGAATTGCTTTGGAATGATTTGCTGAAAGCTTGTGCTGTGACCGGTAAACCTGTGGTTCTTTCAACCGGTATGGCAAATATTAAAGAGATTACGAACGCCGTTTCTGTTCTCCGTGAGTCAGGTTGTTCTGATTTTACCTTACTGCATTGTGTGTCAGGGTATCCTACACCATCGGAGCAGGCGAACTTGTCAGTGATTGATACTTTGAGAAGAGAATTTCATTGTCCCGTTGGATGGTCAGATCATACTGTTGAAGAAGGAGTTGTAGCCCGTGCTGTTCATAAATATGATGCAGAAATGATTGAATTTCATCTTGATCTGGACGAGAACGGGGCAGAGTTTGCGGCTGGCCATTGCTGGCTCCCTGACGCTGCGGATAAGCTTATCAGGAACGTTCGAGTTGCCTTAAAAGCTGATGGTAATGGAATTAAAGAACCTGTTGCTGCAGAATTGCCTGATCTAAATTGGCGGGCAGATCCTGACGACGGGTTGCGACCGTTGAGGAGTGTTAGAGAGGGTTGGAAGATTAAAAATTGA
- a CDS encoding thiamine pyrophosphate-dependent enzyme, with the protein MNRLDALKLIIEKHHDDPIVFSNGLTSREAAWLNDQENHMYLVHGMGEALSVGIGIAAAADTPVVVVDGDGNCLMGYSALNMLKNYNITYYVLDNGCYETTGGQDVSVCLDFPGLNRIKIEKGKKGTPNPPHPEITKNKFSNWLSNKMNTETI; encoded by the coding sequence ATGAACCGTCTTGATGCGTTAAAATTGATCATAGAAAAACATCACGATGATCCAATTGTTTTTTCAAATGGATTGACATCTCGTGAAGCAGCATGGCTTAACGATCAGGAAAATCATATGTATCTGGTCCATGGGATGGGAGAAGCTTTGTCTGTAGGAATAGGGATAGCAGCGGCAGCTGATACACCTGTGGTGGTGGTCGATGGCGACGGAAATTGCCTTATGGGTTATTCGGCACTTAACATGCTAAAAAATTATAATATAACCTACTACGTTTTGGATAACGGATGTTATGAAACAACCGGAGGCCAAGATGTCAGCGTCTGCCTTGATTTCCCTGGATTAAATCGAATTAAAATTGAAAAAGGGAAAAAGGGAACTCCTAATCCCCCTCACCCAGAAATCACAAAAAATAAATTTTCTAATTGGCTTTCAAATAAAATGAATACGGAGACGATATGA
- a CDS encoding N-acetylneuraminate synthase family protein: MTEQVNIGTIDVGDGLPTLMIAEIGLNHNGSIELAHTLIDDAALSGANVVKFQKRSPADLATKNFIDKPFLKCPLFGKTQRQVRERLELSEENLAELKEHAESLGLQFCVSAFDLPSLETVISLGAILKIASHSITNGPLLERVREAEVPVIMSTGGANDKEIKQAIDILKGVPLILMHCVSAYPTPDHLIRLDTIPYLKDKYQLPVGFSGHEKGIELSVAAATLGACIIERHFTLNRSMMGLDHGISLEPQEFAQMVLNVRRVESARGISKGIFPEEKAARLNYHVAICSSHDLKKGDILTHADLVCKQPLGDAELFFTGLELESVIGMKITEDILADTPIARNLIQKN, from the coding sequence ATGACTGAGCAGGTTAACATCGGTACAATAGATGTAGGTGATGGTCTTCCAACTTTAATGATCGCGGAGATAGGACTCAACCACAATGGCAGCATTGAACTGGCCCATACACTTATTGACGATGCAGCCCTCAGCGGTGCAAATGTAGTAAAATTTCAAAAACGGTCTCCCGCAGATTTAGCCACTAAAAATTTTATAGATAAACCTTTTCTAAAATGCCCACTATTTGGCAAAACTCAACGCCAAGTCCGTGAAAGATTGGAGCTGTCCGAAGAGAACCTTGCAGAACTTAAAGAGCATGCAGAAAGTTTAGGATTACAGTTCTGTGTATCAGCATTCGATCTGCCAAGCCTTGAAACAGTTATTAGCCTTGGAGCTATACTTAAAATTGCAAGCCATAGCATAACAAACGGTCCCCTGCTTGAAAGAGTTAGAGAAGCTGAAGTACCGGTTATAATGAGTACCGGTGGTGCAAATGATAAGGAAATTAAACAGGCGATAGACATTCTTAAAGGTGTGCCTTTAATTCTGATGCATTGCGTTAGCGCTTACCCCACACCGGACCACCTTATCCGCCTTGATACAATCCCATACTTAAAAGATAAATATCAATTACCCGTCGGATTCAGCGGACATGAAAAAGGTATAGAGTTAAGCGTTGCAGCTGCAACGCTTGGAGCATGCATTATCGAACGGCACTTTACTCTTAATCGCAGCATGATGGGGCTTGACCATGGAATCAGCCTTGAACCGCAAGAATTTGCTCAAATGGTCCTGAATGTCAGAAGAGTCGAATCAGCTAGAGGAATATCAAAAGGTATTTTTCCAGAAGAAAAAGCTGCACGCCTGAACTATCATGTGGCTATATGTTCATCCCACGACCTTAAAAAAGGCGATATCCTCACACACGCAGATTTAGTATGTAAACAGCCTCTCGGTGATGCAGAACTCTTCTTCACTGGCTTAGAGCTTGAGAGTGTAATAGGAATGAAAATTACTGAAGACATACTTGCAGATACTCCCATTGCTCGTAATTTAATTCAGAAAAATTAA
- a CDS encoding iron-containing alcohol dehydrogenase: protein MTINLPTNIIFTSDTCIEISKKLDELNCCSACIVTGMNSTRKTGLLDLIQTELAKKNISHITHSISAEPESNSVDVLSEKILASNSTAVIALGGGSVIDASKSAALQSINKLKFSNIEFGTTNLNNALPIIAVPTVSGSGSEITPYSVINNSQTGRKSTIYHKSLFPCTTIIDQNIFVTVSRKQTLAGALDILVHCLEAYTSAQSQILINAFAIQGASLVFSNLQTVLDNPQDIEARRALAEASLYGGASIAHVRTGAMHTLSVALQKYSKLPHGMLNATLLPAVLSFNIDHYRGKLANFISACGFAATKDQEAADILTKLLSNYISFEESPFSVPEEAILSVVDRVKQDQGLLQVNARPLSDTIINELVTSIAKDEQYHA from the coding sequence ATGACAATTAATCTTCCTACAAATATAATTTTTACTTCCGATACTTGTATAGAAATATCAAAAAAACTTGATGAACTTAATTGTTGTTCTGCCTGCATTGTAACTGGCATGAACAGCACCCGTAAAACTGGATTATTAGATTTAATTCAAACAGAACTAGCAAAAAAGAACATTTCACATATAACACACAGTATCTCTGCTGAGCCTGAAAGTAATTCTGTAGATGTTCTTTCTGAAAAGATTTTAGCGTCTAACTCCACGGCTGTTATTGCTCTTGGGGGCGGAAGCGTTATTGATGCATCTAAGTCTGCAGCCTTGCAAAGTATAAACAAACTGAAGTTTTCTAACATTGAATTCGGGACTACAAATCTTAACAATGCGCTTCCTATAATAGCCGTGCCGACAGTCAGCGGAAGCGGAAGTGAAATTACACCATACAGCGTTATCAACAACAGTCAGACAGGACGTAAATCTACTATTTACCATAAATCACTTTTCCCATGCACTACAATTATAGACCAGAATATTTTCGTAACAGTTTCAAGAAAGCAAACCTTAGCAGGAGCTTTAGACATCTTGGTTCATTGCTTAGAAGCATATACCAGCGCTCAAAGCCAAATTTTAATTAATGCTTTTGCGATACAAGGGGCATCTCTTGTTTTTAGCAATCTACAAACAGTTCTGGACAACCCGCAGGACATTGAAGCTCGCAGAGCTCTTGCTGAAGCCTCGCTCTACGGTGGGGCTTCTATCGCCCATGTTCGTACAGGTGCAATGCACACGCTGTCTGTTGCTCTTCAAAAATATAGCAAACTACCACATGGAATGCTTAACGCGACTCTGCTTCCTGCAGTTTTAAGTTTTAATATCGATCATTATCGTGGCAAACTGGCAAATTTCATATCGGCCTGCGGGTTCGCTGCCACAAAAGATCAAGAAGCCGCTGATATTCTGACCAAGTTACTGTCCAACTATATTTCTTTTGAAGAAAGCCCATTTTCAGTTCCTGAAGAAGCAATTTTATCTGTTGTTGATAGAGTCAAACAAGACCAAGGATTATTGCAAGTCAACGCTAGACCTTTATCAGACACAATCATAAACGAACTTGTGACAAGTATAGCAAAAGACGAACAATATCATGCATAA
- the pseB gene encoding UDP-N-acetylglucosamine 4,6-dehydratase (inverting) gives MINNKSVLLTGGTGSFGQKFVEIALTQYRPRRLIIFSRDEHKQQRMQEKFSPENYPCLRYFIGDIRDKERLQRAFSNIDIVIHAAALRTIPSCEYNPYEAVKTNILGTQNIIEAAINEKISKLITISTDKAANPMNLYGATKLCADKLFINGNNYAGLNGPRFSVARYGNVLASRGNIIEYFLKSKKTGKIDITDPNMTRFWITLEQSIDFVLNSLEVMQGGEIFIPKIPSMSIGDIAKALCPECEINIQGIRPGEKMHEIMIPMNEAVNTYEFENYFVQQPAYRFFERTKMTSNGVKVPPNFEYSSDTNTQWLNKEDLLKLINTK, from the coding sequence ATGATAAATAACAAATCAGTTCTGCTAACAGGAGGAACAGGGTCATTCGGACAGAAATTTGTTGAAATAGCCCTGACTCAGTATCGTCCGCGAAGACTGATCATATTTAGTAGAGACGAACACAAACAGCAACGAATGCAGGAAAAATTTTCTCCAGAAAACTACCCCTGCCTTCGCTATTTTATCGGTGATATTCGCGATAAAGAACGACTTCAGCGGGCATTTTCTAACATTGATATTGTTATCCATGCAGCTGCATTAAGAACAATTCCTTCGTGCGAATATAATCCTTACGAAGCGGTAAAAACAAACATCCTTGGCACTCAAAACATCATTGAAGCAGCTATAAATGAAAAAATATCCAAGTTAATTACAATCAGCACAGACAAAGCTGCCAACCCAATGAACTTATATGGAGCCACAAAATTATGCGCCGACAAGTTATTTATAAACGGAAATAATTACGCAGGCTTAAACGGACCAAGATTTTCAGTAGCACGATATGGTAATGTTCTGGCAAGTCGAGGCAATATAATTGAATATTTTTTAAAGTCTAAAAAAACCGGTAAAATTGATATCACAGATCCTAACATGACTCGCTTCTGGATAACTTTAGAACAGTCAATTGATTTTGTTCTCAACAGTTTAGAAGTTATGCAAGGTGGGGAGATTTTTATACCTAAAATTCCCAGTATGAGTATTGGTGATATTGCCAAAGCTTTATGTCCTGAATGTGAAATAAACATTCAGGGAATTCGACCAGGAGAAAAAATGCATGAAATTATGATCCCTATGAATGAAGCTGTAAACACATATGAATTTGAAAATTATTTTGTACAGCAGCCGGCTTACAGATTTTTTGAACGAACAAAGATGACAAGCAATGGAGTAAAAGTACCTCCGAACTTTGAATACAGCTCCGACACCAACACGCAATGGTTAAATAAGGAAGATCTTCTAAAGCTGATCAATACAAAATGA
- a CDS encoding class I SAM-dependent methyltransferase has protein sequence MSDKKDWNGHEGSVLHSVNDFDVIDCELCGFKHIIPIPSEDELREIYKHDYHVKEKSFMLEHQLEDREWLDSINDARLETLENILGKAGSFLDIGSGNGFLLSQAKKRGWTVKGIEPSDKAAEYSISQGLDVECCVFDQDCANRLNKFDVIHLGDVMEHVPFPSATLSLCNQVLRPGGLIAIGVPNEYTPVQKILNKDMDVRPWWIAPPHHINYFDKESLEGLLSRHDFTPCHSEVSFPMELFLLMGKNHLDDPKLGRDCHAMRKQLELNLTKSGNRAFLNKLYGCFAEAGMGRTLLVIAQKK, from the coding sequence GTGAGTGATAAAAAAGATTGGAACGGACACGAAGGATCTGTCCTGCATAGCGTAAACGATTTTGACGTAATAGACTGCGAATTATGCGGTTTCAAACACATCATTCCTATCCCTAGCGAGGATGAACTTCGTGAAATTTACAAGCATGATTACCACGTAAAAGAAAAATCGTTCATGCTTGAACATCAACTTGAAGACCGAGAATGGCTGGATTCTATCAATGATGCACGACTTGAAACTCTGGAAAATATCCTTGGTAAGGCGGGCAGTTTTTTAGATATAGGTTCCGGTAATGGATTTTTGCTAAGTCAGGCCAAAAAGAGAGGCTGGACAGTTAAAGGAATTGAGCCTTCTGACAAAGCCGCGGAGTATTCAATTTCACAAGGGCTTGATGTTGAATGCTGCGTATTTGATCAGGACTGTGCGAACCGCTTGAATAAATTTGATGTAATTCACCTTGGCGATGTGATGGAACATGTTCCGTTTCCAAGTGCAACACTTAGCCTCTGCAATCAGGTACTGCGTCCAGGTGGCCTAATCGCTATTGGAGTTCCAAACGAATACACTCCAGTTCAAAAAATTTTAAACAAAGATATGGATGTACGGCCTTGGTGGATAGCTCCTCCGCATCACATCAATTATTTTGATAAAGAATCGCTTGAAGGATTGCTCTCACGTCACGATTTTACTCCCTGTCATAGTGAAGTTTCGTTTCCCATGGAACTCTTTCTACTTATGGGTAAGAATCACTTAGACGACCCTAAATTAGGACGTGACTGTCACGCCATGCGCAAACAGCTTGAATTAAATCTGACGAAAAGCGGCAACAGAGCTTTTCTGAATAAACTATATGGCTGTTTTGCCGAAGCAGGAATGGGACGAACCTTGCTTGTTATTGCACAAAAGAAATAA
- a CDS encoding glycoside hydrolase produces the protein MKLFAIFHLNLMFSSIPECHRHEVIKRCYWPLLSLIEKNGLPLGIEASAITLEIIQSIDSEWIKKFHALLHSGQCEFIGSGYGQIIGPLVPSSVNKANLHIGNKIYKEILGISPQIALINEQAWSAGLVTHYLEAGYKGVFMDYDNPARFSNWDDTIQHFPQRAMGIEGESIPVIWSRSMVFQKLQRLAHKELDLSEYIEYIEDIGIDDGWLPIYGNDTEIFDFRPQRYREEAVQDAESEWNLILLAFKTLQNKKHTFHLPSSVLNDLDKPLAGKNLSLNSAEQPVPVKKQSKYNITRWAVSGRNDFYLNSLCRAVTAKFEKKDEDYSSSEQKWKKLCFCWSSDFRTHITSERYKAALNNLAELAQEHGAIVREPTLEVKGLPAAMRGRMLNVETPSVSITLNTAKGLAIHKAAFSAHNRYPSFGTLGHGYFKDIDLGADFFSGHIIMEGPGIPKDTDLAKVTPIIYKNKHLTTISCSMDLYQGSLEKAVKVYRDKQQIDILYNFSLNAPPRGFMRIGHVTLLTGTMKPDKLFFAVSNGGRMEKYSLNGCTFDHSDHVSFLVSSSQAFGMTDSKVILGGAERALEITPLVAEHAFIGMVKCRQANPSPFVRVFFSMQEMDETSLQTAYEGSKYNFSTGFSIKPYIEEKEL, from the coding sequence ATGAAACTGTTTGCAATATTCCATCTCAACCTGATGTTTTCTTCCATTCCTGAATGTCACAGGCATGAAGTAATCAAACGTTGCTACTGGCCGTTGCTCAGTCTTATCGAAAAAAACGGACTTCCTTTAGGCATTGAAGCATCCGCAATCACTCTTGAAATAATACAAAGTATAGACTCTGAGTGGATCAAAAAATTTCACGCCCTGCTTCACTCAGGGCAATGTGAATTCATTGGAAGCGGCTACGGTCAGATAATCGGCCCACTTGTGCCATCGTCAGTGAACAAAGCTAATCTACACATCGGTAATAAAATTTATAAAGAAATTTTAGGTATTTCACCTCAAATAGCTCTAATAAATGAGCAGGCATGGTCAGCAGGTCTTGTAACCCATTATCTTGAAGCTGGGTATAAAGGCGTGTTTATGGATTACGATAATCCAGCCCGCTTTTCAAACTGGGATGATACCATCCAACATTTTCCGCAACGCGCCATGGGGATAGAGGGCGAATCCATCCCTGTCATCTGGAGTAGATCCATGGTCTTCCAGAAACTGCAAAGGCTTGCTCATAAAGAACTAGATCTATCCGAATATATTGAATATATTGAGGACATAGGAATTGATGACGGTTGGTTGCCAATTTATGGGAATGACACAGAAATTTTTGATTTCCGCCCTCAGCGCTATAGGGAGGAAGCTGTTCAAGATGCAGAGAGCGAATGGAATCTTATTCTACTAGCCTTTAAAACACTCCAAAATAAAAAACATACTTTTCATCTTCCGTCTTCAGTCTTAAATGATTTGGACAAGCCGCTTGCAGGAAAAAATTTATCTCTCAACTCTGCAGAGCAACCGGTACCGGTAAAAAAACAAAGCAAGTACAATATTACCAGATGGGCTGTGAGCGGGAGAAATGACTTCTATCTGAACTCACTTTGTCGCGCGGTTACGGCCAAATTTGAAAAAAAAGACGAAGATTATTCTTCATCAGAGCAAAAATGGAAGAAACTCTGCTTCTGCTGGTCAAGCGATTTCAGAACACATATTACCAGTGAACGATACAAAGCAGCATTAAACAACCTAGCTGAACTCGCTCAAGAACACGGAGCGATTGTACGGGAACCGACCCTTGAAGTGAAAGGATTACCTGCAGCCATGCGAGGTAGGATGCTAAATGTTGAAACACCTTCAGTCTCAATCACTCTAAACACAGCAAAAGGTTTAGCAATCCATAAGGCAGCCTTCTCTGCACATAACCGCTATCCTTCTTTTGGTACACTCGGCCACGGCTACTTTAAAGATATTGATCTCGGAGCTGATTTCTTTTCTGGGCATATAATTATGGAAGGCCCCGGTATTCCTAAAGATACAGATTTAGCAAAAGTCACCCCAATAATTTATAAAAATAAACATCTTACCACAATATCGTGCTCAATGGACCTATACCAAGGGTCACTTGAAAAAGCTGTCAAAGTTTACAGAGACAAACAGCAAATTGATATCTTATATAACTTTTCTTTAAATGCTCCACCACGTGGCTTTATGCGGATAGGACATGTAACACTGCTGACAGGGACAATGAAACCGGACAAACTTTTTTTTGCGGTTTCAAATGGTGGTAGAATGGAAAAATATTCTCTGAACGGCTGCACATTTGACCACAGCGACCATGTTTCTTTTCTTGTTTCATCATCGCAGGCTTTCGGAATGACTGACTCAAAGGTTATTTTGGGAGGAGCTGAAAGAGCTCTGGAAATAACTCCTCTGGTTGCGGAACATGCATTCATAGGCATGGTAAAATGCAGACAGGCGAATCCATCACCATTTGTAAGAGTCTTTTTCTCCATGCAAGAGATGGATGAAACAAGTTTGCAGACAGCCTATGAAGGATCAAAATATAATTTTTCCACCGGGTTTAGTATTAAACCATATATTGAGGAGAAAGAATTATGA
- a CDS encoding pancreas/duodenum homeobox protein 1, giving the protein MGQYNDIFTDQKLESLFPASLSNDFFEALFGDAEEGSYDIELGYVGDSGDTVNFELRLKQRPGCCLACNLTYGLPQVFSRHPIINIQGLAEKVGAAIGKSENVSWKLGSTQEHNSKLHVIPLIISLS; this is encoded by the coding sequence ATGGGTCAATATAATGATATTTTTACCGATCAGAAGCTTGAATCTCTTTTTCCGGCTAGCCTGTCTAATGATTTTTTTGAGGCGTTATTCGGAGATGCTGAAGAAGGCAGTTATGATATTGAGCTGGGATATGTTGGAGACTCCGGTGATACTGTAAATTTTGAATTGCGGCTTAAGCAACGGCCCGGATGTTGCCTTGCATGTAATCTCACTTATGGCTTGCCACAGGTGTTTTCGCGTCATCCAATCATAAATATTCAAGGGCTTGCTGAAAAAGTAGGCGCGGCAATTGGTAAAAGTGAAAATGTAAGCTGGAAACTAGGTTCTACTCAAGAGCATAATAGTAAGCTGCATGTTATCCCGTTAATTATTTCTCTTTCATGA
- a CDS encoding ATP-grasp domain-containing protein: MKKILIMIGAGIETIPAITKAKEMGIHVVATDLNPQAPGFAHADEAVIGCVYTPEKTIAALQKWAEKGVKPNGVMCVAVDAPHTVAAVAKMFELRAVSTETAALATDKLAMKDCFKAKGIPIPWYSQISSKAELKEIFLDRQETLVIKPVDSRGARGVLRLEYNLEKMPDYDWAFNYSQNESPTNRVMVESYLDGPQISTEGFVVGGKSYTPGFSDRNYEFLDKFAPHIIENGGQLPSFLPYDMQMAVKNLSGQAAIALGIDHGVAKGDMVVHNGKPYVIELAARLSGGYFCSHEIPWNTGVDFVGIAIKLAMGETPAHEELSPFYQKGVAQRYLFPNEGIVTAIDGVKEAQETKGIKMVEIRTEVGAVIPPTTNHPARAGVIIGVAKTREEAVSAVEKAVNCIKITTKKS; this comes from the coding sequence ATGAAAAAAATTTTAATTATGATCGGAGCTGGTATTGAAACAATTCCTGCGATCACTAAAGCAAAGGAAATGGGAATTCACGTTGTTGCAACCGACCTAAATCCGCAGGCTCCCGGTTTTGCCCATGCAGATGAAGCAGTTATTGGATGTGTATATACTCCTGAAAAAACAATTGCAGCTCTACAAAAATGGGCTGAAAAAGGAGTGAAACCGAACGGGGTAATGTGCGTTGCGGTTGATGCTCCTCACACTGTAGCAGCAGTTGCTAAAATGTTTGAACTACGCGCTGTAAGCACAGAAACTGCCGCACTGGCAACAGACAAACTTGCGATGAAAGATTGTTTCAAAGCCAAAGGGATCCCTATCCCATGGTATAGTCAAATTTCAAGCAAAGCCGAACTTAAAGAAATATTTTTAGATCGTCAGGAAACACTGGTAATAAAGCCTGTCGACAGCAGAGGAGCCCGCGGCGTTTTGCGGCTGGAATATAATTTAGAAAAAATGCCGGACTACGATTGGGCTTTCAATTATTCTCAAAATGAATCCCCAACGAATAGAGTTATGGTAGAAAGTTATCTCGACGGTCCGCAAATCAGCACCGAAGGTTTCGTGGTAGGTGGAAAGAGTTACACCCCGGGGTTTTCAGATCGAAATTATGAATTTCTAGATAAATTTGCACCGCATATAATTGAAAACGGAGGACAACTCCCCTCCTTCCTCCCATACGATATGCAAATGGCTGTTAAAAACCTTTCCGGACAGGCTGCGATTGCTCTCGGTATTGACCATGGTGTTGCTAAAGGTGATATGGTCGTTCACAATGGCAAACCTTATGTAATCGAACTGGCTGCAAGACTTTCAGGCGGATATTTTTGCTCGCACGAAATACCGTGGAACACAGGAGTGGATTTTGTAGGCATAGCAATCAAACTGGCTATGGGGGAAACACCAGCCCATGAAGAACTGAGTCCATTCTACCAGAAAGGGGTAGCTCAAAGATACCTGTTCCCGAATGAAGGAATCGTTACTGCCATCGACGGCGTGAAAGAAGCCCAAGAGACTAAAGGGATCAAAATGGTAGAAATCAGAACTGAAGTAGGAGCGGTTATCCCTCCCACAACTAATCATCCAGCTCGGGCCGGAGTAATAATCGGAGTTGCAAAGACTCGCGAAGAAGCAGTTTCAGCTGTAGAAAAAGCCGTTAACTGCATAAAAATTACTACTAAAAAAAGCTAA